DNA from Candidatus Binatia bacterium:
TTAGCATCGGATGGAGAGCCGTTTCGTTATTGTACGCATAGGCATCGGATTCATGGTTGAACTTAATGGCGATATCCAGGCGATGCGGTGCGCCGTTTGGAGCCAATGTGGGCAAAGTGGTAACTGTCGGGGCGTAAGCTTCCCCGTCCCGGACACATTCTATAAGTAGACTTTCCGCGGGCCGGAACTGAGATCCTCTCAGGCGACCCGCGAGTTGCCTTCGAGCCACGTCGCGAATTCCGCTTCGCTCATCTCCCCCGCGGCGAGCGCCAGGGTGCGGATGGTGGCATCGGCTTCGGAAGCAATGAAGTGCCTGCCGTTCAGTTCGAGAAACATGATCGCGGCCGCGAACCCCGACCGCTTGTTGCCGTCGACAAACGGGTGGTTCTTCACGATGCCGAACGCGTAGCTCGCGGCCAGCTCACAAAGCCTAGGAGCCTCGTAGGCATAGAGGTTCACCGGCCTGGCCAACGCGGACTCGAGCAGGCTGGTGTCGCGGATTCCTGCCGACCCGCCGAATCCGGCGAGCAGGCGTTCGTTGACGGCGAGCACGACCTCGTGAAGGAGCCAGACTGGCTCCTTCACTTCGCCAGTTCCCTCAGCGTATTCCGGTAACGACGGATAACGTCCTCTGCCACTTCCATTTGGCGGGTGAACTCGGCGCTCGCGGGGCTGACCCGAAGGCTGCCATCCGCAGCCTCGGAGACGCACACCGTGTCGCCTTCCTCCACCTTCAGATAGGAGAGAATTTCCTTGGGCAGAACGACGCCTACCGAGTTGCCGACCTTGCGGAGTTTAAGCTCGTGCAGCATAGGCCAAGTGTACCCACATTCGTTATAACGGACAAGAATGACATGCCCGTGCGTGCCTCCGGTGAGCCGGGGCAGATTGGCAAGGCGGCATGGGCTTCCCCGACGGAAGGGCCGGGGCAGCGTCGGGGACGAAACCCCGGCGAGCGCGCACACACGGGCGGACGCGTTGAACGCCACTTCCGAGTTTTCGTTACGCCGCTCGCCTGGATCGCGTCACCGTGAGCTTCACTCGCGAGCCAGCCGCGGCCAGTGCGCGGATGAGAGACTCGATGCTCGCCTGTGGATCGCCGCCTTCCATCTTGGCCACGCGCGCCTGACTCGACTGAATGAGCTTGGCGAGTTCCGCCTGCGTCATTCCCGCCTGAAGGCGGCGCTGCTTGACGGCCTTCGCAAGCGTGATTCGCGCTTCGATCACGGCCATGTCTTCCTCGCTGAGTCCGAGAAAGTCTTGAACAGTGGTCACGCGACCACCCATCTGTTTCAGTTTCCTTGTTTTCCTGGCATCCATGTTCGCCCTCATTCATCATCCCATCTTCGCAGCCGTTGCCTGCACGTGGAGATCACGTCCTTCGGCGTGGTGCGCGTGGTCTTCGAGAACAACTCCACGACGAGAATCTCGTCCTTGTCCAAGCGGTAGACGATGCGCCAGGTCTTGTTCGCGTCGTTGATGCGCAGCTCGTGACATCGCGGCCCGATGTTGGGCATCGGGCGAGAATGCGGCAAAGCCAACCGCTCACCTTGCTGCAACTGGCGGAGCAGGAAGCCCGCTTCGCGTCTTGCCTCGACGGACATGGGCGGCGTTTTGATTTCGCCGGAGAGAATGGCGAGCGATTTTTGGACGCCATCGCCCACGCTGCGTGTATGCCATATCCGGCATACACCGTCAACCGGGATGTTCAGCCGTCCGGTCTGCGGCTGCTGCGGCGTTCCTCACGTGCATTCGAAGAACGATTCGGTTGCCGCGCTTCGTGTACCGAAGCCTGTGCTGCCGCCGCTCCCGCCTCACCCTTCCACATCGCAATGATGCGCAATCCGCCTTAGCCGTTCCGGATCGTGAATCGTCAGCTCGCGAGCCTCGAGCGAGAGCAGGTGGCGATCGCGCAGCCCCCCGAACAGTCGTATCGCTGTCTCCGGCGACACCCCGATCATCTCGGCGATCTCGCGGCGCGAATACGCGAGCGTGAAATGCGCTGCGCCCTGTGACGCGCGAGTCGTTGCGCGCTCGGTCAGGCGCAGGACCAGCTCGGCAAGCCTTCCCTCGGCGCTCTTGAACGCGAAGTCGCGAGTCTTTCGGCGCGCGCCGGCCAGCGCTGCGCAGAGCGCCGTCACCAGACGCAGTCCCGCGCTCGGATGAAGCTGGAGGAAGCGCGCCAGGTGCTCGCGCGAAAGAAAGGTGGCCTGCGTCTCGACCGTGGCCTCGGCTGACGTGGAGCAGGTTGTTCCTTCTTCCGTGCCGATTTCGCCGAGCACGTCACCGGGGTGGGCGATGCCTGCGATGTAGTCGCGACCGAAACGGTCGGACTGGTAGACCTTCACTGCGCCGTGGCAGACGAGGTAGAGGCCGGTGGCCGGCGCGCCTTCGAAGAAGAGCGCCTGGCGAGGCTTGTAGATGGCCGTGGTCGTACAGGCGCGGAACTCATCGAGCAGCGACAGCGGCAGGCCGCCGCACACACTCGAACCGCGCACCGGGCATTGCTCGCAGGATATTCGGCGCATCGCCTTTTCCTCCTGAATCGCCTGAACCGCTCGAATCGCTCGAATCGCTCGACCTGCCGACCTCCCTGCAAGATCCGTGATGCGTGAGCACCGCGTCATTCTCTGGTCCGGAGCACATTTCTTCCCGCGTCTCGGAATACGAAGTCGCGCGCTTCGCGGGGCTGCGAATCCGGTCAGGGGCAGCTTTGCCATGACGGGTATCAGTATCCGGACTGACATCGGTCATACCCGAGCCATCCAAAATCGGTGATCAAGGCGTCATGGTTCTGGACGCCTGACCGCCCCGATGACCAGGAGGAACGCCCGGCGCGCCGAGTGCCGGAGGAGGCACACATGCAACTCATCGATCTGGACCTCGACCTCAGCGAAGAAGAACGATCCATCCGCGACACCGTCCACCGCTTCGCCGCCGCCGTCCTGCGACCCGCCGGCACTGCGCTGGACCGGCTGGCCGACCCCGCCGACGTGGTCACCCGTCGCTCGATCCTGTGGAACGTCTTCGAGCAGTACCGCGCGCTCGGCCTTCATGGCCTCGACAGTGACCTGGCGCTGGCCGGCACGGCACACCTCGCGCGCATCCACTACCTGATCCAGGAAGAGCTCGGCTGGGGCGACACGGGACTGGCGATCAGTCTCGGCGTCGCGGATTTTCCGGCGATGTTCGCGCGTCTCGTTGGCAGGGACGACCTCGTCGAGCGCTTCGCGAATCCGGCCAAGCCCGAGATCGGATGCTGGGCGGTCACCGAGCCGAACCACGGCAGCGACGAGCTCGCGTTCAACCAGCCGGTCTTCGACGACAGGAAAGTCCGCGCCGACTGCATCGCGACGCCCATGGGCGACGACTTCGTGATCAACGGCCAGAAGTCGGCGTGGGTCTCCAACGGAACGATCGCGACTACCGCGGCGCTGTTCTGCACGCTCGACAGCGGTCACGGACTGCGCGGCGGCGGCGTCGCGCTGGTGCCGCTCGACCTTCCGGGCGTTTCGCGCGGCACGCCGCTCGACAAGCTCGGGCAGCGCGCCCTCAACCAGGGCGAGATCTATTTCGACTCCGTGCGCATCCCTGCCGAGTGGATGATCATCGGCGAGGAGAACTACGCGATGGCCGTCGAGGCGGTGCTGACGATGGCCAACGCGCACATGGGCACGACGTTCGTCGGCCTGGCACGCGCAGCCTTCGAACATGCGATCGAGTACGCGCAGACGCGCGTTCAGGGCGGGCTGCCGATCGCACGCCACCAGAACGTGAAGCTGAAGCTCTTCGACATGTTCCGCAGGGTCGAAGCAGCGCGTGCGCTGGCTCGCCGCGTGTTCGTCTACAACGCGACGCAACAGCCCGCCCTGCTTCCCTACTCCATCGCGTCCAAGACGTTCTGTACCGACGCAGCCTACGAGTGCGCGCACCACGCCGTCCAGATCTTCGGCGGCAACGGGCTGAGCCGCGAATACCCGGTCGAAAAGCTGCTGCGCGATGCGCGCGCTGCGCTGATCGAAGACGGCTGCAACGACATGCTGAGCATCGTCGGCGCCGACCGGCTCGATGCCGCGATGTGCGCCTGACAGGCGAGCGAGGAGAGGACCCCATGAAGATGAACGCAGTCGTGGCCGGCGTCGGGATGACCCATTTCGGCAAGCACCTCGAGCAGGGTCTCAAGGCGATCGGCTCCGAGGCCGTCGAGCTCGCGCTGAAGGATGCGAACCTCACGTCCGAGGATCTCCAGGCAGCGTGGGTCGGAAACGCCGCCGCGGGCCTCGTGACGGGCCAGGAATGCATCCGCGGGGAAGTGGTCCTGCGCTCGATCGGAATCGGCAGGATTCCGGTCGTCAACGTCGAGAACGCGTGCGCGAGCGGCGCGACCGCCGTCAACCAGGCAGCCGCGATGGTCAGCGCCGGCCTCTACGACTGCGTGCTCGCCCTCGGAGTCGAGAAGCTCTACCACGAGGACAAGCGCAAGAGCTTCAGCGCGTTTTCGGGCGCGGTGGACGTCGAGCTCATGACGGTGCTGATGGCGGCGCTGCAGAAGAATGCCGAGGAAGGCGGCGCGCGGTCCGGATCCAGCGGCGCCGGCGAGAAGCGCTCGATGTTCATGGACATCTACGCGGCCGCGGCGCGGTCCCACATGCAGCGCTACGGCACCACTGCCGCGCAGCTCGCGATGGTCTCCGCCAAGAACTCCCTTCATGGCAGTCTCAATCCGCGCGCCCAGTTCCGCGAGCGCATGAGCGTCGAGGAGGTGCTGGCGGCTCCGATGATCGCCGAGCCGCTGACGCGCCCGATGTGCTCGCCGATCGGCGACGGCGCTGCCGCGGTGATCCTGGTCAGCGCGAGAAAGGCGCGCGAGCTCGGCATCACCAGGCCGGTTTCGATCGTCTCGAGCGTGCTGCGCTCGGGCTGGGACCACGATTACGACGATCCGTCCTCCGGCGACGTCTCCGCGAAGGAAGCCTACGAAGAGGCGTCGATCGGCCCCGACGACCTGAGTCTCGTCGAACTGCACGATGCATCTTCGTTCGGCGAGATCCTCGCCACCGAGTACCTCGGCCTGTGCCCGAAAGGCGGCGGTGGAAAGCTGGTCGCCGACGGTGTGACGACTCTTGGCGGGCGGCTTCCCGTCAATACCTCGGGCGGGCTGCTGCGAAAGGGACATCCGGTCGGCGCGACGGGCGCTGCCCAGATCGTCGAGATCACCGAACAGCTTCAGGGCCGCTCCGGAGCGCGGCAGGTGGCCGGAGCACGCATCGGCATGGCCCAGAACGGCGGCGGCAACATCGGTACCGACGTTGCCGCAATGTGCGTCACGATCCTTCAGGCTGCCTGACGGAGGAAGCGTCATGCGCGAACGGCATCCAGGAGTCCTCGTCGACTTGATCCATCGCAAGGCCGAGGAGCAGCCGGACCTTGCGGTTGTCACCTTCGAGCACCTGAGCCTCGACGGCTGCGCAACGCCCGATGAAATCCGCACCTACGCCGAGCTGCGCGAGCGTGCCAACAACGTCGCCGCGTGGCTGGTACGCGCAGGCGCGGAGCCCGGCACGCGTTTCGCGCTGATGATGCGCAACCATCCTGAGTTCGTCGAGACGATGATCGCGGCGTCGCAGACCGCGACCGTGTTCGTGCCGATCGATCCACGCACGCGCGGCGACAAGCTCGCCTTCATGCTGAAAAACGCCGGCTGCAAGGGCGTGGTCTGCGCCGACTACTGCCTGCCCGCGGTGCTCGAAGCGCGCTCGCGCGTGCCGCAAATCGCGTGGGTGCTCGCGCTCGACAGCAGGGAAGATGCGGCGGTCCAGGGGCTCGCGCCCGGCATTGCCTCCTTTGCCGAGGTTTTCGCGAGCCCCGCGCCGACCGTCGACGTGCGGCTCGAACGGCCGACCGACCCGCTGCAGATCATCTACACCTCCGGAACCACCGGCGATCCGAAAGGCGTCGTCTTTCCGAACGACAGATTCGGCGCGTACGCGATGCTCGGCATGATCGCCGGCTACGAGAGCGGCGACCGCCCGTATACGGGTTTATCGCTGACTCACGGCAACGCGCAGGCCGTCACGCTCGGGCCGTCGCTTTTCATGGGGCTCGGCGCGGTATTCAGCCGCCGCTTCACGAAGTCGAGGTTGTGGGACGTGTGCCGCCGCTACGGCTGCACCACCTTCTCGCTGCTCGGCGGGATGGCGATGGCGATCTACAGCGAGCCCGAACGCCCCGACGACGGCGACAACCCGGT
Protein-coding regions in this window:
- a CDS encoding XRE family transcriptional regulator; the encoded protein is MDARKTRKLKQMGGRVTTVQDFLGLSEEDMAVIEARITLAKAVKQRRLQAGMTQAELAKLIQSSQARVAKMEGGDPQASIESLIRALAAAGSRVKLTVTRSRRAA
- a CDS encoding thiolase family protein; the protein is MKMNAVVAGVGMTHFGKHLEQGLKAIGSEAVELALKDANLTSEDLQAAWVGNAAAGLVTGQECIRGEVVLRSIGIGRIPVVNVENACASGATAVNQAAAMVSAGLYDCVLALGVEKLYHEDKRKSFSAFSGAVDVELMTVLMAALQKNAEEGGARSGSSGAGEKRSMFMDIYAAAARSHMQRYGTTAAQLAMVSAKNSLHGSLNPRAQFRERMSVEEVLAAPMIAEPLTRPMCSPIGDGAAAVILVSARKARELGITRPVSIVSSVLRSGWDHDYDDPSSGDVSAKEAYEEASIGPDDLSLVELHDASSFGEILATEYLGLCPKGGGGKLVADGVTTLGGRLPVNTSGGLLRKGHPVGATGAAQIVEITEQLQGRSGARQVAGARIGMAQNGGGNIGTDVAAMCVTILQAA
- a CDS encoding acyl-CoA dehydrogenase; its protein translation is MQLIDLDLDLSEEERSIRDTVHRFAAAVLRPAGTALDRLADPADVVTRRSILWNVFEQYRALGLHGLDSDLALAGTAHLARIHYLIQEELGWGDTGLAISLGVADFPAMFARLVGRDDLVERFANPAKPEIGCWAVTEPNHGSDELAFNQPVFDDRKVRADCIATPMGDDFVINGQKSAWVSNGTIATTAALFCTLDSGHGLRGGGVALVPLDLPGVSRGTPLDKLGQRALNQGEIYFDSVRIPAEWMIIGEENYAMAVEAVLTMANAHMGTTFVGLARAAFEHAIEYAQTRVQGGLPIARHQNVKLKLFDMFRRVEAARALARRVFVYNATQQPALLPYSIASKTFCTDAAYECAHHAVQIFGGNGLSREYPVEKLLRDARAALIEDGCNDMLSIVGADRLDAAMCA
- a CDS encoding Crp/Fnr family transcriptional regulator is translated as MRRISCEQCPVRGSSVCGGLPLSLLDEFRACTTTAIYKPRQALFFEGAPATGLYLVCHGAVKVYQSDRFGRDYIAGIAHPGDVLGEIGTEEGTTCSTSAEATVETQATFLSREHLARFLQLHPSAGLRLVTALCAALAGARRKTRDFAFKSAEGRLAELVLRLTERATTRASQGAAHFTLAYSRREIAEMIGVSPETAIRLFGGLRDRHLLSLEARELTIHDPERLRRIAHHCDVEG
- a CDS encoding AMP-binding protein: MRERHPGVLVDLIHRKAEEQPDLAVVTFEHLSLDGCATPDEIRTYAELRERANNVAAWLVRAGAEPGTRFALMMRNHPEFVETMIAASQTATVFVPIDPRTRGDKLAFMLKNAGCKGVVCADYCLPAVLEARSRVPQIAWVLALDSREDAAVQGLAPGIASFAEVFASPAPTVDVRLERPTDPLQIIYTSGTTGDPKGVVFPNDRFGAYAMLGMIAGYESGDRPYTGLSLTHGNAQAVTLGPSLFMGLGAVFSRRFTKSRLWDVCRRYGCTTFSLLGGMAMAIYSEPERPDDGDNPVRLVTSAGMPAPIWEAFEKRFHLKVLEWYAAIEGGMAFKPPGVGPIGTFGKPPGNLEMKILDDDDRECPPGVLGEICSRPTDGTRAKVEYFENAEASEKKTAGGWLRSGDIGHTDADGWFYFDYRKGGGIRHNGDFINPGFVEKAIAEHPEVTDVFVYGVPAASGSPGEKDVVAAVVPANGRLSVPGLFAMCREKLEPNFVPTWIQVVDEIPKTASEKPQERFLLERFAPDATGVFHEAR
- a CDS encoding type II toxin-antitoxin system death-on-curing family toxin, whose translation is MKEPVWLLHEVVLAVNERLLAGFGGSAGIRDTSLLESALARPVNLYAYEAPRLCELAASYAFGIVKNHPFVDGNKRSGFAAAIMFLELNGRHFIASEADATIRTLALAAGEMSEAEFATWLEGNSRVA
- a CDS encoding type II toxin-antitoxin system RelE/ParE family toxin, with translation MSVEARREAGFLLRQLQQGERLALPHSRPMPNIGPRCHELRINDANKTWRIVYRLDKDEILVVELFSKTTRTTPKDVISTCRQRLRRWDDE
- a CDS encoding AbrB/MazE/SpoVT family DNA-binding domain-containing protein; protein product: MHELKLRKVGNSVGVVLPKEILSYLKVEEGDTVCVSEAADGSLRVSPASAEFTRQMEVAEDVIRRYRNTLRELAK